The Candidatus Poribacteria bacterium genome segment TTCTCGGATGGGGGCATGAAGCGGCAGTTGTTGAACCGAAAGCGTTGCAGAAATGGGTCGATCGGACAGCGCAAGAAATGGTAAAGTTGTACGCCAATCAAAAACCAAATAAAAAAGCAGAACCTACATCCACCGCCGAGGGAGGGTTCAATTCTGCACAATAGCATTATGCCTCAAATTGCCACCCAAAAACAACATTATATTTAGGCCAGTGAGGCGACAGGTTTGGACCTTTCAGACTATCAAACCAAAGGTTTTTACATACTCAGGCACGATTTTGTCATTGACAGAAAGATTTAGTTGTGTTACCATAATAGCAGGGTACAAGAATCTCGACAGACGAGATTGAAAAATGGTTGCGTTATATTTCACCCTACCAAATCTATAATAAGAACCTCGATTGCGAGTATATTTCCTTAAATAGTTTTCAATTTAGTGTAAAGTTATTAGATCCCTGCAATTTTTTTGACAATCTTTGTGGTTTGTGGTATAATTATGAAAAGTTATGGTAGCGTTATAAAGAAATTTAGCGGAGGAGACAACATGAAAAACTTAGACCCATCTCTGGAAATTCAGAAATATTTTGAGGAAATAGATCAGAAAATGTCCTGTATTGATGATTTGCGTTATGCAATTGGTTGTCTGACAAATCGTTTGGAATCGATAGATGCAGATTTACTTGATTGTTACATGAGATTGGAGTTGGCAAAAGAAATTTGTTCTCGCGCACTGGCAGGTGAACCGATTGCTATTTGGGCTGAACTTCAGCGGTTCGGGCTTTAGAATTATGTAAAAAAAATCATCAGGCACAGGTTTGTGTCACTGATGATGTATTATACTTAAGTCAGTTTGAGTCGACAAGGAGGAACGATACATCATGGCAAAACAGAAGTCCGCAGATGAAATGTTGTTATTATCACTTGGTGTGGGCTCGGATACTGACGACATCTTCCGCACGTATATAGAGGAAATCGCAAATAGGAAGTTACGTGAGTATCAGGAAATTATTCAATGGGGGGCGAAAGCGGGACAGTCGCTCTATCTCCATATTCTCAACGGAATTTGTGTTCTGGAACGGTTACGCCCAATTTTGGATTTAGATGACCTTGAAGTCCAAGTGCTTTTCAGTGCTTTCAGCGTTCACGACCTGAATAAACTCAAGCAATTCCAGAACGAAAAGCGTTCATTTAACTATCTGGCAAACGCCAAAAATGTTAGTGCAGCTTTGAGGAACCTTGAGATAGAACGTTTTTTCCCTGAATGGCAAACTTATTTGAAGGATATAGAGGTACTAGTCCGCGCCCATTCACGATATCATAACACTTACGATGAAACACTTGATCTCAATTATGATCCGTATTCACTTGAGAAAGACAGACTTTTGGAGTATCTTGTCCCGATTATCCGAGCAATGGATGTGGTTGATCTTTCAAAGACACTTGAGGAATGTGATAAAAAGCAGAACTTCCTTAAAGAGATCAACAGCCTTTTTTATAACGTCAAGTATAAATTTGTCTACCATAAGGTAAGCGAACAGCGAGGTATTTTTACGAACTTAATCCACAACGAGATTGTGAAGTATTTGGAAACGGAAAAAGGCATATTACCTTTACTTTACTATCCTGATGGGGTTGCATATCTTGTGGACGAGAATCACGATGTCCACCTGACAACTGATGAAATTACAGCAATTGGCGACTTTATTTTAGATAACATCGAGTCGAAGACACGCGGAAAATTCAGCAAGTTTATTCAGAACAGTTCTGCCGGTATCAAAATAGATGAAAAGTGTCTTTTGCTTCGCTTATCATTTCAGGAAATTTGGAATGAAGTCCGGAACATCATTAGTGAAAAGAACTATGCCACTAATGTGGATGCGATGAATGATCGTTCTCGTGGGAGGCTACAAGAGGAACGTAGGAAGTTACTCGGTAGCAAACCAAGTAAAAAGAACCCTGATCCTGCAGCACAAGTTGCATTGATTGATGAGATTTTGGCTGAGGAGGTTTACTTACTTCCTCCGGACAATGTTGCTGTCAGGATTGGAGAATTAGTTCGCACATACTATATTTTTCTCAATAAGCATTTTTCATCAACTATTCCCGAGGCTTGGACCTACATCTATGATCTGCTTAAATTGCCGTTGGAGATTGAGGGCACTACCTTACGACCGCGATACACAGCTTTCAATGCGTTGTATGATCGGGGTTACATCATCGGACGTGATCTTTGTAATTCGGGTATGAGTTTTGATGAGGTCTATGAGTTAATTCTACAAGATGGATCAAGCCTTATGGAAACCCTGCAAACAGAAAGCGAATTTAGGGTTTTGAAAGATTACGTTCACAAGTACATTGATTTTGACTTTGCTGTTGGCAGAGACAAGGATTTTGCGACAAATCTGACCCGCTATGTTAAAGATAACCATGTTCAGTGTAGCACCTGCGGCTCAGAATTTGATACAACTCTCTGGATGAAACCAGATGTGCCGACGAATATCAAGGTGCAACAGTTTTCTAATCGACTTGAAGGTGGATCATCACGTGAGCCGAAACGCCGCGTCTGCAGTGTATGCCGAACCCAGTATATGCTTGACAAAATCTGTTACAATGTGACAAGCAGCACATCAACATTTTTTATCCATTTATATCCGCCATCGTTTTTCACTGATGGACTGATAAAAGCTCTTCGTGCAGCACAAAATAGATTTCGAGATCCAGATTTTCCATCCATATATATTAACACGTACAATGCCTTTCGCATCTATCGGGAAAGGGCACAGTTAGTGTTGCCAGTCTCTAAAACAAAAAGCAACGGGAATCCTATCCCAGAGTTTTCGGAAGCACTTGGTAACATTCTAACTATTCCTGTGAACACACCTGGGCAAAACAATCATACAGAGAACATTCTGTTTGCGATCAAGAATGCGTTACTCTATCAACGCTTTTTGGGATGTCGTGCAGTATTAACCGATTCGTCAATTCCACTTTTTTCTGCTGGCGAGTTTAGCTATTTTTTTATCGACCATATCCCATCTGCATTTCGCGGATGGTTGCCATGCAATGACCTTGACAGTAATATGACCAAGCAGGTATTTGATCAGTTAATCAACCTGCACAATATTCAGGTAAAGATTGGAAGTTTTGAGACAGACGATCTTGTACGGCTAATTCAAAGTTTGAACTATGATGCACTTGAACTTTACTACGTAACCCACAAAATGATTAAACGCGAACAAGCAGGAAATGAACCGCTGCAGTTCGCAACTGTCCGAGACACAGCACAGCTTATTGCTGATGTCGTGACAAAGAAAGGAGGAGACGCAATTATGCCTCACATTAAGGAACTCGCTCGTATTGCATGGAAGGGGCGATTAAAGGGTGAGAGTCTCAAGGATAATTCGCTCGCCAAACCACTTGATGTTGCACTTGACAGTTTTGAACGCTGGCAGGTAGAGCATGAGACTGAAGAAGAAGCGCGAGCGATCATGTCCAAAGAGGTCTCCCGGGCGATTGAACGCCTTGATCCGAAATTTTTCGGTGCGAAAAAATTGGAGAACATTTCGCAATTTGTTACAATTCTGTTTGATCAGATTTACAAAGAAGTTTATCAAAGTAACCTGCTTAATATGCTTGAAAATCGGAAACGTATTCGCGCCGGATATCTCTACTTCATTACAGAGATGATTCCGAGACGCGATAGAGAAAAAGAGGAACAACAGTCATGAGTATTCTGAATAACTATACCGACTTTATGGTTGAAAAATACGAAAACTTCCCCCAAAGCCGTTACTTAACACTCATTATTTTGCGTAAAGCGGAATCAGAGATGATATTCCGCACCGAGGGTTCTGGTGAGGGGTTGAGCCGTGATACTGTTCACGCTGGGCTTGATGACGGCGATCCTATTTCTCGCGTCACAATTAGCAAACGCAAACAGACTGCCGTTGAGCGTAGAATAGGTCGCGAACTTCTACGTCAACATAACTTGCTATTCTATGCCCCAGACACCAAAGGAGAACGCAAGGAAGAAGCAGGTAACATCTGCGCGTTGAACCGCAACAAACCTTGTGGCATCTGTGCGGACTGTATGATCTACGGTTACGCTGTCGGCGGCGGTGGTGCCCAAAAATCACGCGTCATTACAGATGATGCTTTCAGCATTCTGTCTTATCAGGCAGTTACGGCAAAGCGAACATTCAACGCGCTATATGATAATAACACCATGCGCGATCCTGTTACAAAAGAGGCATCCGCGAGCATTCAAGCGGACGAGTATGTCAAGCCAGAAACGCTGTTTATCGATATGCAGACTCTAAAAGACTTGACTGCAATTGAAATCCGCTATGTAATAGCGAATATGCTACGGAGTCGTCGTTACGGTGCTATTTCCTCAAGGCTTGGTAAGATGCGCAACACGCTTGTCGGTGCCATCTTCAGTGATTGTGAACTTTTTAGTAACCTGGAGTTGACACAAAGTGTTTACGCCCGTCTCGGACCAGAGAATAGAAAGTTCCCCCTTAAAGAAAAGCAAGTGAAATCAGAAGTTGTTGCAGCGGTAGAAAACTTATCGCACGCAGTTATCGGCAATCTTCAAATTCTCGGTGATACAGAAGTGGACGAGTTAGTTGATGAAATTCGGCATATATTTATATCACCTGATGAAGTAAAAAGGTTGTTGGATGATATCACTGAACTCTATTCGGGAGAGTGATCCTTATCCTGCACCGGAGGTATCTTATGCAGATTTATCGTTGCGAGTTTCAACTTATGGAAAACCTCTTTTTCGCCAGTCGCGAGGTAAACAACTTCTTCCAAACAGAGGCGGTCATCGGTAATTACGCGCTTGCATACGCGCTTGGCTTGTGCCGTGCTGGTTATCACAACGACGGTGAAATTACCTACGCCGAGGATTTGGAAAAACTCAACGAGGCAGGCATCTACGTTACACCGGGCACATTGACCGAGGAACCACGATTTACGGTGGTGCAATTTAACGCGCTCTCCGACTCGTATTGGTATCAGATGGAACAAAATGCGATCTCTGTTAATCGGGATCGCATTTTCAATCCGCGATTAAAAGCGCGAGCAACTAACTTTCCGCAGATTGGAAGATTCAAATTACTTTCTATAGGCAATAAGGGAATTTTCTACCTAACAAGTCGGGACGAGTTTAGAGTGCCGCGTTATATTCGCCTTGGTAAATTTATGAGCAAAGCGAAAATTTCTGCTTATAAACAACACTACCGTGAAAACCAGGCAGAAAACGTGCCTTACTGCAATTATCTGAATCCGAGCGATCTACCACCAGAAACACAGATCGGCATGTTTGACATGCTTAATATTCGTCCGACACCGTTGATTCGGCATGTGCAGTTATCTGGGGATTTTTATCAACTTGCAGATAAGGACAAAACACAGTTACCCGCGGGAATGCAGTTTTATACCGATTTTTAACTTCACTTGCTGTTATATCACAGACGACTACACCACAATGGAGTTATTACTATGCCAGAAAGAACAGTCACCCTGAAGGCAGGGTATGAAAAGGTTAATCCGACAAATGAATTCCAGTTGAAACATCCACCACTCTACCATCAGAAACGAACCTATGATGAACTCAGGGAAAACGATCTCGTCATTAACACCTACAACACGGGGACGGGGAAAACTCAAGCCTCCCTGCTTCGATTATTTGACCTAAAAGAAGACAATGATAACGTCCTATTCATCGCACCGACAAATGAACTGATCTGTCAACATGCAGATGATATCCGTGATTTTGTTAAGAAACATGAACTGAATTTTGAAGTTGCTGAAATCACTGGTGAGAAGCTTCGTGAATGGGAGAGCGTCTACGATCCGGGGTATAATGTTAGAAATCCAAGAAAATTACATGAAATTATCGAATATCCAAATTCGACAGAACAAAAGAAACTGATATTAGTTACAAATCCAGATATTTTTTATCTATGTTTCTATAGTCGCTACTCCAAAATGGATAGTGCAAACCTGTTTCGTGATTTTTTGGTCAAATTCAACTATATCGTCATTGACGAGTTTCACTATTACAATGCCAAACAACTCGCGAATTTCTTAATGTTTTTCATTTTCTCAAAAAAGTACGGTTACTTCAAAAAAGCAGGACGGAAAATCTGTCTACTTTCGGCAACACCCGATGACAAGTTGTTCAAATATCTTGACGAAATCGATCTAAAATACAAACTCGTCAGTCCTGACAATGAGCCTGCAGAAAGTGATAGTTATGAGAAGGTCCAGACACTTTCTGAAATTGAATTGACAATACATAGCAACAAAATACACGATTCACTCAAGGCACATCCTGAGTTGATTTTGGATTTGCTCAATTCAGAAAAGGAAGGTGCCATTATTAGCAGCTCTCTACGCACCATCACGGATATCAATCAGGGTCTGAAAAATGCAGGGCTGGAAGGAAAAATTGGATTGATTACAGGTGCAGTTGATCCTGCAGAACGTGATAAGGCAACGTCTTATCCACTTGTTCTCGCAACCCCGACGGTAGACATTGGTTACAACTTCAAAAAGGAAGAAAAATTACGGCAAAATATTGACTTTGTCTGTTTTGATGCGCTTTACGGGTCGGAATTCACACAACGCATTGGGCGGGCTGGTAGGTTACTGGGTAAGAAAAATACCACTCATAGCAGTATTGGGCATGCATTTGTTCAAGGAAAACTCTACTCACAATTAGAAGAGGGCAAAAATTATGATCGTCAGGAATTTGCCGCGCTCGTTAAAGACTCGCTCGGTGAAGACAATCGCTTTTATCACTATATTCAGTCTTATGCTGTACTTGAGGCGTTCTATCCTCTCTATGGACATCTTAGGCGTGTCCCAGAAAACCGTCAAGATCGGGTACGAGAGGTTTTTGAGACAATTCGAAAAGTTTTCGCACCGGAAAGTGACACCACATTTGACGAGA includes the following:
- the cas5d gene encoding type I-D CRISPR-associated protein Cas5/Csc1, which produces MQIYRCEFQLMENLFFASREVNNFFQTEAVIGNYALAYALGLCRAGYHNDGEITYAEDLEKLNEAGIYVTPGTLTEEPRFTVVQFNALSDSYWYQMEQNAISVNRDRIFNPRLKARATNFPQIGRFKLLSIGNKGIFYLTSRDEFRVPRYIRLGKFMSKAKISAYKQHYRENQAENVPYCNYLNPSDLPPETQIGMFDMLNIRPTPLIRHVQLSGDFYQLADKDKTQLPAGMQFYTDF
- the cas3 gene encoding type I-D CRISPR-associated helicase Cas3', with translation MPERTVTLKAGYEKVNPTNEFQLKHPPLYHQKRTYDELRENDLVINTYNTGTGKTQASLLRLFDLKEDNDNVLFIAPTNELICQHADDIRDFVKKHELNFEVAEITGEKLREWESVYDPGYNVRNPRKLHEIIEYPNSTEQKKLILVTNPDIFYLCFYSRYSKMDSANLFRDFLVKFNYIVIDEFHYYNAKQLANFLMFFIFSKKYGYFKKAGRKICLLSATPDDKLFKYLDEIDLKYKLVSPDNEPAESDSYEKVQTLSEIELTIHSNKIHDSLKAHPELILDLLNSEKEGAIISSSLRTITDINQGLKNAGLEGKIGLITGAVDPAERDKATSYPLVLATPTVDIGYNFKKEEKLRQNIDFVCFDALYGSEFTQRIGRAGRLLGKKNTTHSSIGHAFVQGKLYSQLEEGKNYDRQEFAALVKDSLGEDNRFYHYIQSYAVLEAFYPLYGHLRRVPENRQDRVREVFETIRKVFAPESDTTFDEIMKKIQWHIRYENVIDAHEKNVYDNFIQRDQEKATWSYLKYQSWLNGKLEEFQNTPSKQLNTAIKGFIKRRSNREEVVEHAKQKHCPIQSLFNFRGSDVGIRCAIYDPYHFFQNTANYTEYDLFHVLLHYEFTVIPTKEKYHELTGNWRNYCEFFVRVDARKEVSAKIQFDYNADDVDKEYFERQHCWGPTALKGIRFSLSNRNLPFEMQDILEDRYITCLLSKMENRYDLSNILETKRQIAYPLFVSFNDGQEEYKLILGSQAFLIHAELQGKWKAKERTVAT
- the cas10d gene encoding type I-D CRISPR-associated protein Cas10d/Csc3, producing the protein MAKQKSADEMLLLSLGVGSDTDDIFRTYIEEIANRKLREYQEIIQWGAKAGQSLYLHILNGICVLERLRPILDLDDLEVQVLFSAFSVHDLNKLKQFQNEKRSFNYLANAKNVSAALRNLEIERFFPEWQTYLKDIEVLVRAHSRYHNTYDETLDLNYDPYSLEKDRLLEYLVPIIRAMDVVDLSKTLEECDKKQNFLKEINSLFYNVKYKFVYHKVSEQRGIFTNLIHNEIVKYLETEKGILPLLYYPDGVAYLVDENHDVHLTTDEITAIGDFILDNIESKTRGKFSKFIQNSSAGIKIDEKCLLLRLSFQEIWNEVRNIISEKNYATNVDAMNDRSRGRLQEERRKLLGSKPSKKNPDPAAQVALIDEILAEEVYLLPPDNVAVRIGELVRTYYIFLNKHFSSTIPEAWTYIYDLLKLPLEIEGTTLRPRYTAFNALYDRGYIIGRDLCNSGMSFDEVYELILQDGSSLMETLQTESEFRVLKDYVHKYIDFDFAVGRDKDFATNLTRYVKDNHVQCSTCGSEFDTTLWMKPDVPTNIKVQQFSNRLEGGSSREPKRRVCSVCRTQYMLDKICYNVTSSTSTFFIHLYPPSFFTDGLIKALRAAQNRFRDPDFPSIYINTYNAFRIYRERAQLVLPVSKTKSNGNPIPEFSEALGNILTIPVNTPGQNNHTENILFAIKNALLYQRFLGCRAVLTDSSIPLFSAGEFSYFFIDHIPSAFRGWLPCNDLDSNMTKQVFDQLINLHNIQVKIGSFETDDLVRLIQSLNYDALELYYVTHKMIKREQAGNEPLQFATVRDTAQLIADVVTKKGGDAIMPHIKELARIAWKGRLKGESLKDNSLAKPLDVALDSFERWQVEHETEEEARAIMSKEVSRAIERLDPKFFGAKKLENISQFVTILFDQIYKEVYQSNLLNMLENRKRIRAGYLYFITEMIPRRDREKEEQQS
- the cas7d gene encoding type I-D CRISPR-associated protein Cas7/Csc2, with the translated sequence MSILNNYTDFMVEKYENFPQSRYLTLIILRKAESEMIFRTEGSGEGLSRDTVHAGLDDGDPISRVTISKRKQTAVERRIGRELLRQHNLLFYAPDTKGERKEEAGNICALNRNKPCGICADCMIYGYAVGGGGAQKSRVITDDAFSILSYQAVTAKRTFNALYDNNTMRDPVTKEASASIQADEYVKPETLFIDMQTLKDLTAIEIRYVIANMLRSRRYGAISSRLGKMRNTLVGAIFSDCELFSNLELTQSVYARLGPENRKFPLKEKQVKSEVVAAVENLSHAVIGNLQILGDTEVDELVDEIRHIFISPDEVKRLLDDITELYSGE